In Leguminivora glycinivorella isolate SPB_JAAS2020 chromosome 11, LegGlyc_1.1, whole genome shotgun sequence, a single window of DNA contains:
- the LOC125230942 gene encoding bombyxin A-2 homolog, which yields MMQAVLLLVVLSVVGQSVQQETAELQQLCGHKLAETVARLCEAERARKLGLYLTSPKRSRYTLLPHYAPYWLEAEDALRLGRGKRGGIVEECCKKACTVDELLGYCPPL from the exons ATGATGCAGGCTGTTCTGCTGCTAGTAGTGTTGAGTGTGGTGGGTCAGTCGGTTCAGCAGGAAACGGCTGAACTTCAGCAGCTATGCGGCCACAAGCTGGCGGAAACGGTCGCTAGGCTGTGCGAGGCCGAaag GGCAAGGAAGCTTGGCCTATACTTGACGTCTCCCAAAAGATCCCGTTACACACTTCTGCCGCACTACGCGCCCTACTGGCTGGAGGCAGAAGACGCGCTtcgcctcggccgaggcaagcGCGGAGGCATCGTGGAGGAATGCTGCAAGAAGGCATGCACCGTGGATGAGCTGCTGGGCTACTGTCCCCCGCTGTGA